One window of Thalassovita mediterranea genomic DNA carries:
- a CDS encoding FliI/YscN family ATPase, which yields MQSARAQPHELVRIWGRVSDVSPGNVGITGVSAHAGLGNEVEIQTQSGAAVRGEILNITEDRVTALLFDESDEVRIGDRAYIDREASVSPGDHWIGRIINYRGEIVDTENGAPETLPSSLMRKKLISKAPPSHVRKALGPRLNTGLMITDTAIPLCQGQRLGLFAGSGVGKSTLLGALANGVRADRIVIALIGERSRELNEFAKVTLPAEARAKSVIVTATASEPPGAKKRAAYCAMAAAEHFRDQGHHTLLLFDSITRFAEAHREVALVGGEAPALHAFPPSTVRTIAELAERAGPGPEGQGDITAIFSVLVAGSDMEEPVADMIRGILDGHIVLSRDIAERGRYPAIDVLKSVSRALPRAASPEENMLLAEYRRNLALYEELAPMVRANLYERGKDMAGDRAIDLFPSLDGFVSERHEGDTQAAYVRLAELLSAGLMKELPQDAPPSMAQKPR from the coding sequence ATGCAGTCAGCCCGCGCACAGCCACACGAACTCGTCCGCATCTGGGGCCGCGTCAGCGATGTCAGCCCCGGAAATGTCGGCATTACGGGCGTCAGCGCCCATGCAGGGCTTGGCAATGAGGTCGAGATCCAGACCCAGAGCGGCGCAGCCGTGCGCGGCGAGATCCTGAACATCACCGAAGATCGCGTCACAGCGCTTCTCTTTGACGAGTCCGACGAAGTCCGCATTGGCGACCGCGCCTATATCGACAGGGAAGCGTCTGTCTCGCCCGGTGACCACTGGATCGGCCGGATCATCAATTATCGCGGCGAGATCGTCGATACAGAGAATGGCGCGCCAGAAACACTGCCCAGCAGCCTGATGCGCAAGAAGCTGATCTCGAAGGCGCCCCCGAGCCATGTACGCAAGGCCCTTGGCCCGCGCCTCAATACTGGGCTAATGATCACCGACACCGCCATCCCGCTCTGCCAGGGCCAGCGTCTTGGTCTTTTTGCGGGCTCGGGGGTTGGCAAATCGACCCTGCTTGGTGCGCTCGCCAACGGCGTTCGGGCCGACCGCATCGTCATCGCCCTTATCGGGGAACGCTCACGTGAGCTGAATGAGTTTGCGAAGGTCACCCTTCCCGCAGAAGCCCGCGCAAAGTCCGTCATCGTGACCGCCACTGCCAGCGAACCGCCGGGTGCCAAGAAGCGCGCAGCCTATTGCGCCATGGCGGCCGCTGAGCACTTCCGCGATCAGGGTCACCACACGCTATTGCTCTTTGACTCCATCACCCGCTTTGCCGAGGCGCACCGCGAAGTCGCGCTGGTTGGAGGTGAGGCACCCGCGCTGCACGCTTTCCCGCCCTCGACCGTCCGCACAATTGCCGAACTTGCAGAGCGCGCCGGCCCCGGCCCTGAAGGCCAGGGCGACATCACGGCGATCTTCTCCGTGCTCGTGGCCGGGTCTGATATGGAAGAGCCTGTCGCTGACATGATCCGCGGTATTCTGGACGGCCATATCGTTCTCTCGCGCGATATTGCAGAGCGCGGGCGCTATCCGGCGATCGATGTTCTGAAGTCAGTGTCCCGCGCCCTGCCACGCGCAGCCTCACCCGAAGAGAACATGCTGCTTGCCGAGTACCGCAGGAATCTGGCGCTCTATGAGGAACTGGCACCCATGGTCAGGGCGAACCTCTATGAGCGGGGCAAGGATATGGCGGGCGACCGCGCCATCGATCTCTTTCCATCGCTCGACGGGTTCGTGTCAGAACGCCATGAGGGCGATACCCAGGCCGCCTATGTGCGATTGGCAGAATTACTGAGTGCTGGTCTGATGAAAGAGCTGCCGCAGGACGCACCGCCTAGCATGGCACAAAAGCCGCGCTAG
- a CDS encoding flagellar biosynthesis protein FlgB, with the protein MFSNMDVFKMYSAMARHAAEAQTHASKNIAHADDPGYRATQLESFEDFLSRTALSSSQSPAFKVQDAGTPTSPNGNSVSIEHELYKSAEAMDQHQMALTVYTKSLDLLRAALGRR; encoded by the coding sequence ATGTTCTCGAATATGGATGTCTTCAAGATGTATAGCGCAATGGCGCGTCACGCCGCCGAAGCGCAGACTCACGCCTCCAAGAATATCGCGCATGCCGACGATCCCGGCTACCGCGCGACCCAGCTGGAATCCTTTGAGGATTTTCTCTCGCGTACCGCGCTCAGCTCCAGCCAGTCGCCGGCCTTCAAGGTTCAAGATGCAGGCACACCGACCTCGCCAAATGGCAACTCGGTGAGCATCGAGCACGAACTTTACAAATCGGCCGAAGCAATGGACCAGCATCAGATGGCGCTCACGGTTTACACCAAGTCGCTCGACCTTCTGAGAGCGGCGCTTGGCAGACGATAG
- the flgC gene encoding flagellar basal body rod protein FlgC — MNSIKATMMQAMQGMRVQSERIDLTAQNISNADTPGYQRKMLIVDKNGDAFRNLRIQLDQTEGDRSYEPTHPMADENGYITMSNVQVVTEMADMREANRSYEANLNSFQQARTMYKSLLDVLKR; from the coding sequence ATGAATTCGATCAAGGCAACAATGATGCAGGCCATGCAGGGGATGCGCGTTCAGTCTGAACGTATCGACCTGACGGCGCAGAACATCTCCAACGCCGACACGCCGGGCTATCAGCGCAAGATGCTCATCGTGGATAAGAATGGCGATGCGTTCCGCAATCTTCGGATCCAGCTCGACCAGACCGAGGGTGATCGCAGCTACGAGCCGACCCACCCGATGGCCGACGAAAATGGCTACATCACGATGTCCAACGTGCAGGTCGTCACAGAGATGGCCGACATGCGCGAAGCAAACCGGTCTTACGAGGCCAATCTCAACTCATTCCAGCAGGCACGTACAATGTACAAATCCCTGCTCGATGTTCTCAAGCGATAG
- a CDS encoding flagellar hook-basal body complex protein FliE produces the protein MSGIGFSAYAALNNVKAADAASQAAKPQGGSNAVSDGFANFKQTMEAAEQTAMQTAVSGADPHAMVEALANAELALDAVVTIRDKVVEAYQELLRMPV, from the coding sequence ATGTCAGGTATCGGTTTTTCGGCATATGCTGCCCTCAACAACGTAAAAGCTGCTGACGCAGCCAGCCAGGCGGCCAAGCCGCAGGGCGGTTCCAATGCGGTCTCTGATGGCTTTGCAAACTTCAAGCAGACGATGGAAGCGGCAGAGCAGACCGCGATGCAGACCGCTGTATCGGGCGCTGACCCGCATGCGATGGTCGAAGCGCTCGCCAATGCAGAGCTCGCGCTCGATGCCGTCGTGACGATCCGCGACAAGGTCGTCGAGGCGTATCAGGAACTCCTGCGGATGCCGGTCTAG
- a CDS encoding flagellar biosynthetic protein FliQ — translation MTELAIFEILRGAFWTAALMALPILAVTLILGFAIGLLQALTSIQEMTLTFVPKIMAVVVVFFLTLGYMTQLCLDFFNNSVLPIIAG, via the coding sequence ATGACTGAGCTTGCGATCTTTGAAATCCTGCGCGGCGCTTTCTGGACCGCAGCCCTAATGGCGCTGCCGATCCTTGCCGTCACGCTCATTCTTGGTTTCGCGATCGGCCTCCTGCAGGCGCTGACCTCGATCCAGGAAATGACGCTGACCTTCGTGCCGAAGATCATGGCGGTGGTCGTCGTCTTCTTCCTGACGCTTGGCTACATGACGCAGCTCTGTCTCGATTTCTTCAACAACTCTGTTCTGCCCATAATAGCGGGGTAG